One Brachyspira suanatina DNA segment encodes these proteins:
- a CDS encoding cell envelope biogenesis protein yields the protein MRIFILLLFTLIFNVCLYAQDTNADNTIATNNTAVTNNIGESAIMQINRFDAKRNPVSFINLVNFTPYYVLQEYARVNNIEIYPYDTESTLRARIIERQVNIKQEVIKSSDQIREVARTTINRGGAQVELIGADFAERYTIEEAEEELISLYGNVTMKMYNNTLTADKVVYSLKTGEVFAAGNLTVASEGSTFRGEWFMLNRESKKGILFGGNTKFMSFTVEGRIIKFNDQDFFAENSSVSFSRLTPIAHDFLASRVYLWDTKKMMVFNSIYRVGRQPVFYFPLFIQNNFGTGIISSFGQSLREGVYIQNYKIFNLYGVQHKIRFDAYQKLGFLIGDEIRYTSQYQNLALDAMFALGRQYYLFDSYITSSVGFGTRYVNYFGSGEGGKFVPRYKFQYDHTIQLYNSQNINSYITGKLNLNSDLYFRSDFYNQRGQFDILTFFTSLTGNLQDIGDSYPETYIENSVYLNNNIYGLNLKVGAEWNLEAVRNISVDVNTNFDYYMPKPYKLILPSVEASYSSIFGDETSYYFPNVNINYNLRANYNHTINYKTSEGIAFYNNPILDSQLNDKLAERDNLNLYGDISRTFTNDFIRFVPSVNMEYAYQNSVSPTAEDLIYDKDNTYFGIGTGMNFSMFLPYSILPYNFTQYFEPTIRWDTTYTLGYRFKEKYIDTDYQNAQFGEFNNHNFTTRFSMGGTGYSLFYLPDLNLNMETFITTGYDFIPTYNSETKTYQVEFSTNKMLTTEVGASARLLYNQSYVSYDITRNLLGTNLTANRINAYFHFPIPLGKITDWILIKNNKKPFFDGVVNDFNLYFGFSFTHDFINYRYNTAAFTFGIELQVLNQWKFRIATTSANENAYRYIKSYAEKENQTWVNPFWDIIDSFNFSDSKKRTDSLFKLKSIEASVWHELDGWQIQATFAVRPSTLPSDITSGSVKGVYWNKEFWIEFTLTDFPTVGLPKKEYNLNSTITDLQDSAATTTQ from the coding sequence ATGCGAATCTTTATCTTGTTATTATTTACATTAATATTTAATGTATGTTTATATGCTCAAGATACTAATGCAGATAATACTATTGCAACAAATAATACTGCTGTAACTAATAATATCGGCGAAAGTGCAATAATGCAGATAAATAGATTCGATGCTAAGAGAAATCCTGTGTCATTCATTAATTTAGTTAATTTTACTCCATATTATGTATTGCAGGAATATGCAAGAGTTAATAATATAGAAATTTACCCTTATGATACTGAAAGCACTTTAAGAGCAAGGATCATTGAAAGACAGGTAAATATAAAACAAGAAGTAATTAAAAGCAGTGATCAAATAAGAGAAGTAGCAAGAACAACCATAAATAGAGGCGGAGCTCAGGTAGAGCTTATAGGTGCTGATTTTGCGGAGAGATATACAATAGAAGAAGCAGAAGAGGAACTTATATCATTATATGGTAATGTAACTATGAAAATGTATAATAATACATTGACTGCGGATAAGGTTGTTTACAGCTTAAAGACAGGGGAAGTTTTTGCTGCTGGAAATTTAACTGTAGCATCTGAAGGAAGTACTTTTAGAGGCGAATGGTTTATGCTTAATAGAGAAAGTAAAAAAGGAATTCTATTCGGCGGAAATACAAAATTCATGAGTTTTACAGTTGAAGGCCGTATAATTAAATTTAATGATCAGGATTTTTTTGCTGAAAATAGCAGCGTAAGTTTTTCACGTCTTACACCAATAGCCCATGACTTTTTAGCTAGCAGAGTTTATCTTTGGGATACTAAAAAGATGATGGTCTTTAATAGTATTTATAGGGTAGGAAGACAGCCTGTATTTTATTTTCCATTATTTATACAGAACAATTTTGGTACAGGTATAATATCTTCTTTTGGTCAGTCATTGAGAGAAGGTGTTTATATTCAGAATTATAAGATATTCAATTTATATGGTGTGCAGCATAAAATAAGATTTGATGCATATCAGAAACTAGGTTTTTTAATCGGAGATGAAATAAGATATACAAGTCAATATCAGAATTTAGCACTTGATGCTATGTTTGCTTTAGGAAGACAATATTATTTATTTGATTCTTATATTACTTCAAGTGTTGGATTTGGTACTAGGTATGTTAACTATTTTGGTTCTGGAGAAGGCGGAAAGTTTGTACCAAGATATAAATTTCAATATGATCATACCATTCAATTATATAATAGTCAAAATATAAATAGTTATATAACAGGTAAATTAAATTTAAATAGCGATTTATATTTCAGATCTGATTTTTATAATCAGAGGGGGCAGTTTGATATATTAACATTTTTTACTTCTCTCACAGGAAATTTGCAGGATATAGGAGATTCTTATCCTGAAACTTATATTGAAAATTCTGTTTATCTTAATAATAATATTTACGGATTAAATTTAAAAGTAGGTGCTGAGTGGAATTTAGAAGCTGTTAGAAATATATCAGTTGATGTTAATACTAATTTTGATTACTATATGCCTAAACCATATAAGCTTATTCTACCTTCTGTAGAAGCTAGTTATAGTTCTATATTTGGAGATGAAACATCTTATTACTTTCCAAATGTCAATATTAACTATAATTTAAGAGCTAATTATAATCATACTATAAATTATAAAACTTCTGAGGGTATTGCTTTTTATAATAATCCTATACTTGACTCACAATTAAATGATAAACTTGCTGAAAGGGATAATCTTAACTTATATGGCGATATATCAAGAACTTTTACTAATGATTTTATAAGATTTGTACCTAGTGTTAATATGGAATATGCATATCAAAATAGTGTATCTCCTACAGCCGAAGATTTAATTTATGATAAAGATAATACATATTTTGGTATAGGAACAGGAATGAATTTTTCTATGTTTTTACCTTATAGTATATTACCTTATAATTTTACTCAATATTTTGAACCTACTATAAGATGGGATACAACTTATACTTTAGGATATAGATTCAAAGAAAAATATATTGATACCGATTATCAAAATGCACAGTTTGGAGAATTTAATAATCATAATTTCACTACTAGGTTTTCTATGGGCGGAACAGGATATAGTTTATTTTATTTGCCTGATTTGAATCTTAATATGGAAACATTTATAACAACAGGTTATGATTTTATACCTACATATAATTCAGAAACTAAAACTTATCAAGTTGAATTTTCTACAAATAAAATGCTTACAACTGAAGTAGGTGCTTCAGCAAGACTTTTATATAATCAATCTTATGTTTCTTATGATATAACTAGAAATTTATTAGGTACTAATTTAACAGCAAATAGAATAAATGCTTATTTTCACTTTCCAATACCTTTAGGTAAAATTACAGATTGGATTTTGATAAAAAATAATAAAAAGCCTTTTTTTGATGGAGTGGTTAATGATTTTAATTTGTATTTTGGTTTTTCTTTTACTCATGATTTTATCAATTACAGATATAATACAGCTGCATTTACATTTGGTATAGAACTCCAGGTTTTGAATCAATGGAAATTTAGAATAGCAACTACTAGTGCAAATGAAAATGCATACAGATATATAAAATCTTATGCCGAAAAAGAAAATCAAACTTGGGTCAATCCTTTCTGGGATATTATAGATTCATTTAATTTCTCGGATTCAAAAAAGAGAACTGATAGTCTATTTAAATTAAAATCTATAGAGGCTAGTGTTTGGCATGAATTGGATGGATGGCAGATTCAAGCTACATTTGCTGTAAGACCTTCTACACTTCCTTCTGATATTACTTCAGGATCTGTAAAAGGTGTTTATTGGAATAAGGAATTTTGGATTGAATTTACTCTTACAGACTTTCCTACTGTTGGATTGCCT
- the tyrS gene encoding tyrosine--tRNA ligase — protein sequence MEDKKYSIEESIELITRGISEVIGLEEIKEKLKSGKQLTVKAGFDPTAPDIHLGHTVLLRKMRHFQLLGHKVIFLIGDFTGRIGDPSGKTKTRPRLTLEDVLKNAETYKQQVFKILDPEKTIVEFNSKWLEKMSFADVLGLTSRYTVAQMIERDDFSKRYKNGQPISIMEFLYPLAQGYDSVSLECDVELGGNDQKFNLLVGRTLMKEYGLSPQAVITVPLLEGLDGVEKMSKSLGNYIGIYDSPKDMYGKAMSIPDSLISKYMELLTDIPLDDIKNYVKAMENGENPRNIKGILAKEIVKIYHGEAEALNAEEEFKRIFSSKGLPDEIEEVTINKDDNILNVLSICMSSESKSNLKRLVSQGSVTLDNEKINDINAVISKEGILKVGKRNFFKIKFS from the coding sequence ATGGAAGATAAAAAATACAGTATTGAAGAATCCATAGAATTAATCACAAGAGGAATAAGTGAAGTTATTGGATTAGAAGAAATAAAAGAAAAATTAAAAAGCGGAAAGCAATTAACTGTAAAGGCTGGATTCGATCCTACAGCACCTGATATACATTTAGGGCATACTGTACTTTTAAGAAAGATGAGACATTTTCAATTATTGGGTCATAAAGTTATATTTTTGATAGGAGATTTTACAGGAAGAATAGGAGATCCTTCTGGAAAGACCAAAACAAGACCAAGACTTACTTTGGAAGATGTTTTGAAAAATGCAGAGACTTATAAACAGCAGGTTTTTAAAATATTAGATCCGGAAAAAACTATAGTTGAATTTAATTCTAAATGGCTTGAAAAAATGAGTTTTGCAGATGTACTTGGACTTACTTCAAGATATACTGTAGCTCAGATGATAGAGAGAGATGATTTTTCTAAGAGATATAAAAATGGACAGCCTATAAGTATTATGGAATTTTTGTATCCGTTAGCACAGGGATATGATTCAGTTTCTTTAGAATGTGATGTTGAGCTTGGAGGAAATGACCAGAAATTTAATTTGCTTGTAGGAAGAACTTTAATGAAGGAATATGGTTTATCTCCTCAGGCAGTTATTACTGTACCTTTGTTGGAAGGTTTAGATGGTGTTGAGAAGATGAGTAAATCTCTTGGAAACTATATTGGAATATATGATAGTCCTAAAGATATGTATGGTAAAGCTATGAGCATACCAGATAGTTTAATATCTAAATATATGGAACTACTTACAGATATACCTCTAGATGATATAAAGAATTATGTTAAAGCTATGGAAAATGGAGAAAATCCTAGAAACATAAAAGGTATATTAGCAAAAGAAATAGTAAAAATATATCATGGAGAAGCAGAAGCTTTAAATGCTGAAGAAGAGTTCAAAAGAATATTTAGTTCTAAGGGACTTCCAGATGAAATAGAAGAAGTTACTATTAATAAAGATGATAATATTTTAAATGTATTATCAATTTGTATGTCATCAGAAAGTAAGTCTAATCTAAAAAGACTTGTTTCTCAAGGAAGTGTTACATTAGATAATGAAAAGATAAATGATATAAATGCTGTTATTTCAAAAGAGGGTATTTTAAAAGTAGGGAAACGCAATTTCTTTAAAATTAAATTTTCTTAA